A portion of the Natronococcus sp. AD-5 genome contains these proteins:
- the uvrB gene encoding excinuclease ABC subunit UvrB gives MSDTRGPLQPDRPDVDRPFEVDAPFDPAGDQPEAIEQLADGYRSGMEKQTLLGVTGSGKTNTVSWTIEEVQKPTLVIAHNKTLAAQLYEEFRSLFPENAVEYFVSYYDYYQPEAYVEQTDTYIDKDASINDEIDRLRHSATRSLLTREDVIVVASVSAIYGLGDPRNYVDMSMRLEVGEETGRDELLKRLVDLNYERNDVDFTQGTFRVRGDTIEIYPMYGRYAVRVELWGDEIDRMVKVDPLEGKTQGEQQAVLVHPAEHYSIPETKLEWAMDEIRDDLDSRISYFERQGDMIAAQRIEERTTFDLEMMQETGYCSGIENYSVYLSDRESGEAPYTLLDYFPEDFLTVVDESHVTLPQIRGQYAGDKSRKDSLVENGFRLPTAYDNRPLTFEEFEEKTDQTLYVSATPGDYEHEQSDRIVEQIVRPTHLVDPEIDVSPASGQIDDLMDRIDERIERDERTLVTTLTKRMAEDLTEYLEEAGVDVEYMHDETDTLERHEIIRSLRLGEIDVLVGINLLREGLDIPEVSLVGILDADQEGFLRSETTLVQTMGRAARNVNGEVVLYADDPSNAMESAIEETQRRREIQQEYNEEHGLEPTTIDKEVGETNLPGSKTDTTEVSGRSLEDDEEAARYVAELEDRMEEAASNLEFELAADIRDRIREVREEFKLAGGEDEGIAPPAEEF, from the coding sequence GTGAGCGATACTCGAGGTCCCCTCCAGCCGGATCGTCCCGACGTCGATCGCCCGTTCGAGGTCGACGCGCCCTTCGACCCCGCGGGCGACCAGCCCGAGGCGATCGAGCAACTCGCCGACGGGTACCGGTCGGGAATGGAGAAGCAGACGCTGCTCGGCGTAACGGGGTCGGGGAAGACCAACACCGTCTCGTGGACGATCGAGGAGGTCCAGAAGCCGACCCTCGTCATCGCCCACAACAAGACCCTCGCCGCCCAGCTTTACGAGGAGTTCCGGAGCCTCTTCCCCGAGAACGCCGTCGAGTACTTCGTCTCGTACTACGACTACTACCAGCCCGAAGCCTACGTCGAGCAGACCGACACCTACATCGACAAGGACGCCTCGATCAACGACGAGATCGACCGACTGCGCCACTCCGCGACGCGCTCGCTGCTGACGCGCGAGGACGTCATCGTCGTCGCTTCCGTCTCCGCGATTTACGGCCTCGGTGACCCGCGCAACTACGTCGACATGTCGATGCGCCTCGAGGTCGGCGAGGAGACCGGTCGCGACGAGCTATTGAAACGACTCGTGGACCTGAACTACGAGCGCAACGACGTCGACTTCACGCAGGGAACGTTTCGCGTGCGCGGCGATACGATCGAGATCTACCCGATGTACGGCCGCTACGCCGTCCGGGTGGAACTCTGGGGCGACGAGATCGATCGCATGGTCAAGGTCGACCCGCTCGAGGGCAAAACCCAGGGCGAACAGCAGGCCGTCCTCGTCCACCCCGCCGAGCACTACTCGATTCCCGAGACGAAACTCGAGTGGGCGATGGACGAGATCCGCGACGACTTAGACTCCCGGATCTCGTACTTCGAGCGCCAGGGCGACATGATCGCCGCCCAGCGCATCGAGGAGCGAACCACGTTCGACCTCGAGATGATGCAGGAGACGGGCTACTGTTCGGGCATCGAGAACTACTCCGTCTACCTCTCCGATCGCGAGTCGGGGGAGGCGCCGTACACGCTGCTCGACTACTTCCCCGAGGACTTCCTGACGGTGGTCGACGAGTCCCACGTGACCCTGCCCCAGATTCGGGGGCAGTACGCCGGCGACAAGTCCCGCAAGGACTCGCTGGTCGAGAACGGCTTTCGGCTCCCCACGGCGTACGACAACCGACCGCTCACGTTCGAGGAGTTCGAGGAGAAGACCGACCAGACGCTGTACGTCTCGGCGACGCCGGGCGACTACGAGCACGAGCAAAGCGACCGGATCGTCGAACAGATCGTTCGCCCGACCCACCTCGTCGACCCCGAGATCGACGTCTCGCCCGCCAGCGGCCAGATCGACGACCTCATGGACCGCATCGACGAGCGGATCGAGCGCGACGAGCGCACCCTCGTGACGACGCTCACCAAGCGGATGGCCGAGGACCTGACGGAGTACTTGGAGGAGGCCGGCGTCGACGTCGAGTACATGCACGACGAGACCGACACCTTAGAGCGCCACGAGATCATCCGCTCGCTGCGACTGGGCGAGATCGACGTGCTCGTCGGGATCAACCTCCTGCGGGAGGGGCTGGACATCCCCGAGGTCTCGCTCGTCGGCATCCTCGACGCCGACCAGGAGGGGTTCCTGCGCTCGGAGACGACGCTCGTTCAGACGATGGGCCGGGCCGCGCGAAACGTCAACGGCGAGGTCGTCCTCTACGCCGACGACCCGTCGAACGCGATGGAGTCGGCGATCGAGGAGACCCAGCGGCGGCGCGAGATCCAGCAGGAGTACAACGAGGAGCACGGCCTCGAGCCGACGACCATCGACAAGGAGGTCGGCGAGACCAACCTGCCGGGGAGTAAAACCGACACCACCGAGGTCTCCGGTCGCTCGCTCGAGGACGACGAGGAGGCCGCCCGCTACGTCGCCGAACTCGAGGATCGGATGGAGGAGGCAGCGAGCAACCTCGAGTTCGAACTCGCGGCGGACATCCGTGATC